TGGTTCAGCGTGATGAGCACGTCGCCGAAGCGGCTCTCGCCCGACACGCGGTTGCCCGCGAACTGCGTGATCGTCAGCGGCAGCAGCAGCAGCGACGAGGCGAAGATCGGCGGGATCACGCCCGCGGTGTTGATCTTCAGCGGCAGGTGGCTGCGATCGGCCTGCATCCCGCGCTGTGTCTGGCGCTTGGGATACTGGATCAGGATGCGGCGCTGCGCGCGCTCCATGAAGCAGATCAGCAGGATGAGCCCCACGACGACGACGACGATCGCGATCAGCGTCGGCGCGCCCATCGAGCCCGAGCGGCCGCCCTCCAGCAGGTTCAGCAGCGTCGTCGGCAGATGCGCGACGATGCCCGCCATGATGATGAGGCTGATGCCGTTGCCGATGCCGCGGCTGGTGATCTGCTCGCCCAGCCACATCAGGAACATCGTGCCCCCGATCAGCGAGATGACCGCGCCGATGCGGAAGATCATCCCCGGCTCGATCACCGCGCCGCCGGCCTCCAGCCCGCGCGCGATGAAATAGCCCTGTACCGCGGTCAGCGCGACGGTGCCGTAGCGGGTGTACTGGTTCAGCTTCTTGCGGCCCGATTCGCCTTCCTTCTTGATGGCGGCGAGCTGCGGGCTGAGGCTGGTGGCCAGCTGCACCACGATCGAGGCGGTGATGTACGGCATCACGCCCAGTGCGATCAGCGACGCGCGCGACAGCGATCCGCCGGAGAAGGTGTTGAAGAAGTCGAGCACGCCGCCCTTCATCCGCTCCGCCAGCACGCCCAGCTGCGTCGGGTCGATCCCCGGCAGCGGCACGTAGCTGAGCAGACGGAAGACGATCAGCGCGCCGATCGTGAACCACAGCCGTTTCTTGAGGTCGGTGGCCTGCGAGAATTTCGCGAGGCTGATGCTCTGCGCCATCTGGTCGGCTGCGGATGCCATGCGTGTCGATGTCCTGGAAACAAAAACGGCGGGAAACGAAAACGGCGGGAAGCGTTGCTCCGCCCCCCGCCGCTCATATAGGCGCTGGACGCGCCCTGTCTAATCCCGGCGGTTCGATGGCGACATGGCCGGCGCGACGCGTGTCGCCCCGGCCACAGGGATCACGCCTTGAACGACGCCTTCTTCTCCTGGCGCGCCTTGTAGGCGACGCCCTTCTTCGCCGCGGCCTTCTCGGCCGCGGGGACGACCTCGATCACGTTGACCGAACCGCCCGCCTTCTCGATCGCGGCGCGCGCGCCGGCCGACACGCCGGCCACGGTGAACGACAGCTTCGCGGAATACTCGCCCTTGGCGAGCACGCGCACGCCGTCCTTGCCGCCGCGCGCCAGACCGGCCGCCTTCAGCGCCTCGTGGTCGATGTCGCTGCCGGTCAGCTTGCCCGCGTCGACCGCCTTCTGTATCGCGCCCAGGTTCACCTCGGCATAATCCTTGGCGAAGATGTTGTTGAAGCCACGCTTCGGCAGACGCATGTGGAGCGGCATCTGGCCGCCCTCGAAGCCGGCGATGGACACGCCCTCGCGGCTCTTCTGACCCTTGACGCCGCGGCCGCCGGTCTTGCCCTTACCCGAGCCGATGCCGCGTCCGACGCGGATCTTGCGGTGACGGGCGCCCGCGTTGTCGCGGAGTTCGTTGAGCTTCATGATAGGCACTCGCTTTCGCTTTTGTCGCGCTGATGGAAAAATGAGGAAGGGGGCCGGTTAGCCCCCTTCCCCGCATATGTCACGAGTCGAATGCGGAAGGCTCAGCCCTCCACCACCTCGACCATGTGCTGCACCTTGCGGATCATGCCGCGCACCTCGGGGGTGTCCTGCAGCTCCGCGACGCGGTGCATCTTGTTCAGGCCCAGCCCGACCAGGGTCGCGCGCTGGTCCTTGGTGCGACGGATCGGGGATCCGGTCTGCTTCACCTTGATGGTCGCCATGTCGCCTTACTCCACCACGGCCGCGGCATCCGCCTCGGCGGTCTGCGCATCGGCACCGTGCGCGCGGCCCAGCAGGTCCGCGATCTTCTTGCCGCGACGCTGTGCCACCGCCTTCGGCGAGGTCTGGTTGCCCAGCGCCTCGAAGGTCGCACGGATCATGTTGTACGGGTTGGACGTGCCCACCGACTTCGTCACCACGTCGTGGACGCCCAGGCTCTCGAAGACGGCGCGCATCGGGCCGCCCGCGATGATCCCGGTGCCCTGCGGCGCCGAACGCAGCGTCACGCGGCCGGCACCGAAGTGGCCGTTGCCGTCGTGATGCAGCGTGCGGCCTTCCTTCAGCGGCACGCGGACCATCTTCTTCTTGGCCGCGGCGGTCGCCTTCGAGATCGCCTCCGGCACCTCGCGCGCCTTGCCGTGGCCGAAGCCGACGCGGCCCTTGCCGTCGCCCACGACGACCAGCGCCGCGAAGCCGAAGCGCTTGCCGCCCTTCACCGTCTTCGACACGCGGTTGATGTGGACGAGCTTCTCGATCAGCTCCTCGCCGCCGTCATCCGCACCGGGGCCGCCACGGCCGCGATTGTCGCGACCGCGGTTGCCGTCGCGACCGCCACGGTTGCCGCCGGGACCACCCGGACCGCGACCGCGACCACCGCCGCCGCCACCGCGACCGCCACGAAAGCCGCCGCCCTGGCCGCCGCCGGCGTAACCGCCGCCGGCATTGCCGCCGTCCTGCTGCTGCGCCGGGGCCGACGCCTCGGCGGTCTGCGGCTGGTTGTTTGCTTCGTCAGCCATGTCTTAGAACTCCAGTCCGGCTTCGCGCGCGGCTTCCGCCAGCGCCTTCACCCGGCCGTGAAAGAGGAAGCCGCCACGGTCGAAGACGACCTGCGTGACGCCGGCGGCCTTCGCCGCCTCCGCGACGCGCTTGCCCACCGCGGCTGCCGCCTCGATGTTGGCCGACTTGCCCTCGTGCCCCGACAGGGTCGAGGCCGAGGCCACGGTGCGGCCCTGAGCGTCGTCGATCACCTGCGCATAGATGTGCTGGCCCGAACGATGCACCGACAGACGCGGACGCGTACCCGCGCGAGCGCGCAGCGCCGTGCGGTTGCGGCGACGCCGCTTCTCGAAAAGCGAAAGACCCTTGGTCACTTCTTCTTCCCTTCCTTGCGGAAGATGAACTCGCCCGCGTACTTGATGCCCTTGCCCTTGTACGGCTCGGGCTTGCGCCAGCGGCGGATTTCCGCGGCCAGCTGACCCACGCGCTGCTTGTCGGCGCCGCTGATCTCGACCGTGGTCGCGTCGGGCGTCTTCACCTCGATGCCTTCCGGCACGTCGATGTTGACGTCGTGGCTGTAGCCCAGCTGCAGCTTCAGCGTCTTGCCCTGCGCCGCGGCGCGGTAGCCGACGCCGGTGATGAGCAGCTTCTTCGAGAAGCCCTCGGTCACGCCGGTCACCAGGTTCTGCACCAGCGTGCGCTGCATGCCCCAGAACGCGCGCGCGCGCTTGGTGTCGTTCGCCGGCTGGACGCCGATCGAATCCGCCTGCACGTCGTACGAGATCAGGTCCGACAGCGGCATCGTCAGCGTGCCCTTGGGGCCCTTGACCGACAGCTCGTTGCCGTTGCGGGTCGCGGTCACGCCCGAAGGAATGGCGACCGCCTTCTTGCCGATGCGGCTCATCAGAACACCTCCGCCAGCACTTCGCCGCCGACGTTCTGCTCGCGTGCTTCCGCATCGGACAGCACGCCGCGCGGCGTCGAGACGATGGTGATGCCCAGGCCGTTCATCACGCGCGGCAGGTCCTGCGACCCGCTGTAGATGCGGCGGCCGGGCTTGGAGACGCGCGCGACATGCTTGATCGCGGGCTGGCCCTCGAAATACTTCAGCTCGATGCGCACGCCCTTGGTCGTGGCACCCTTGCCCAGCGCCAGCTCTTCCTCGGAATAGCCGCGGATGTAGCCCTCGCGCTGGAGCACATCGAGCACGCGGACGCGCAGCTTCGACGCGGGCGACAGGACGCTGTCCTTCTTCGCGCGCTGGCCGTTGCGGATGCGGGTGAGCAGGTCACCCAGGGGATCGGTCACTGCCATGATCGTATCCTTACCAGCTCGACTTCGTGAGGCCCGGGATCAGGCCCTTGTTGGCCAGATCGCGCAGCATGACACGGGCGAGCCCGAACTTGCGGTAGTAGGCGCGCGGACGCCCGGTCAGCGCGCAGCGGTTGCGGATACGCGTGGGATTCGCGTTGCGCGGCAGCTCGGCCATCTTGAGGCGCGCGATGAGACGCTCGGTCTCGTCGAGCGACTCGTCGTTCGCCTGCGCCTTCAGCTTCGCCAGCTTCGGCGCATATTGCGCCACGAGCTTCTTGCGACGCTCGTTCTTGTTCACGGAACTCAGTTTCGCCATGGACTTAAGCTCTCTTTGTCAAAACGCGAAGGCGGTCATGCCGCCTTCTTCTCTTCGCCCGATTCCTCGATCGGGAACGGGAAGCCGAACAGGCGGAGCAGCTCGCGCGCCTCGTCGTCCGTCTTCGCGGTCGTGGTGACGATCACGTCCATGCCGCGCACCTTGTCGACGCGGTCATAGCTGATCTCGGGGAACACGATCTGCTCCTTGATGCCGCAGGCATAGTTGCCGCGGCCGTCGAAGGACTTCGGGTTGAGACCACGGAAGTCGCGCACGCGCGGCAGCGCGATCGTGATGAAGCGGTCGAGGAACTCGTACATGCGCTCGCGACGCAGCGTCACCTTGACGCCGATCGGCATGCCCTCGCGCAGCTTGAACTGCGCGATCGACTTCTTCGCCTTGGTGATGACCGGCTTCTGGCCCGCGATCAGCTCCATCTCGGACGCGGCCTGGTCGACGCGCTTCTTGTCCTGGGTCGCTTCGCCCACGCCCATGTTCAGCACGATCTTCTCGATCCGCGGAATCTCGAGCGCGTTCTTGTAGCCGAACTTGTCGGTCATCGCCTTGATGATGCGATCGTCGTAGATCGCCTTCATGCGGGGCTTGTAGGCATCAGCCATCGATCTTCTCCCCGGTCTTGACGGCGACACGAACCTTCTTGCCGTCCTGGGTCTCGAAACGGACGCGGGTCGGCTTGCCGTCGGCGGTCACGTGCGCGACCTTCGAGATGTGCAGCGGCGCCTCGATGCGCTCCAGCCCGCCCTGCGGGTTCGCCTGGCTCGGCTTGCGGTGGCGGGTCGCGACGTTCACGCCCTCGACCACGACCTTGCCGTCCTTCGGCAGCGCCGTCGTGACGGTGCCGGTCTTGCCCTTGTCCTTGCCGGACAGGACGACGACGCGGTCGCCCTTCTTGATCTTCGCGGCGGCCATTACAGCACCTCCGGCGCCAGAGAGATGATCTTCATGTGCTTCTTGCCGCGCAGCTCGCGCACGACCGGGCCGAAGATACGGGTGCCGATCGGCTCCTCGTTCTTGTTGACCAGCACCGCGGCGTTGCCGTCGAAACGGATCACCGAACCGTCGGCACGACGGATGTCCTTGGCGGTGCGCACGATGACGGCACGGTGCACGTCACCCTTCTTCACCTTGCCCCGGGGCTGCGCTTCCTTGACGCTGACGACGATGATGTCGCCGACGCTGGCCGTGCGACGCTTCGAGCCGCCCAGCACCTTGATGCACTGCACCCGCTTCGCGCCGCTGTTGTCAGCGACGTCGAGATTGGATTGCATCTGGATCATCGATCCGCTTCCTTCTCGCTCATGGGGTGGATACCGACCCAGCCCCGCCTAAAAAATGACCCCCGGCAGCGGGCGGACCCGCGCCAGGGGGAGCGGCCCCATAGCCACTCCGGCGGCGGATGGCAATGCCCCCGCCCCCTCGCCCGTCGATCGCCCCGGCGCCAGGCCGGGGCGACGATCGATCAGCCGTCGATCTCGACCCGCTCGGGCGACACGTGCGTGTTGACGCGCGCGATCACCTTCCAGGTCTTCAGCTTGGAGATCGGCGCGGTCTCTTCGATGCGCACGGTCTCGCCCGCCTTGTACTCGTTCGCCTCGTCATGGGCGTGATACTTCTTCGAGCGGCGGATGATCTTGCCGTAGAGCGGGTGCTTCACCTTGCGCTCGACGTTCACCACCACGGTCTTCTCGCCCTTGTCGGACACGACCAGCCCGGTCAGCACGCGCTTCGGCATGTGCTCGGTTCCCTTACTTGCCGGACGCAGCGTTGCGCTGCGCCTGGATGGTCTTGATGCGGGCGATGTCCTTGCGGACCTCGCGCACGCGGCTCGGCTTCTCCAGCTGGCTGGTCGCGGCCTGGAAGCGCAGGTTGAACTGCTCGCGCTTCAGGTTGCCCAGCGTCTCGCCCAGCTGGTCGTCGCTCTGCCCGGTCAAATCGATCTTCTTCGCCATCTCACTCACCCCCGAGGTGCGACGTGTCGCCGAGGCGCGCCACGACCTTGGTCTTGATCGGCAGCTTCATCGCGGCGCGCTCGAACGCCTCCGCGGCCAGCGGCCCTGCGACGCCGTCCAGCTCGAACAGGATCCGGCCCGGCTTGACGCGCGCGGCCCAGAATTCCGGCGAGCCCTTGCCCGAGCCCATGCGGACTTCGGCCGGCTTCGACGACACCGGCACGTCCGGGAACACGCGGATCCACAGACGCCCCTGGCGCTTGATGTGACGCGTGATCGCGCGGCGGGCCGCCTCGATCTGGCGCGCGGTGATACGCTCCGGCTCCATCGCCTTGAGGCCATAGGAGCCGAAGTTCAGCGACGTGCCGCCCTTGGCGTCGCCGTGGATACGGCCCTTGAACGCCTTGCGGAACTTGGTGCGCTTCGGTTGCAGCATTGCTCTATTTCCTTAGCGGCGATGGTCGTCGCGCGCCGGGCGCACGCCGGAGGTCTGGGCCTCCATCATCAGGCGATCGGTCGCGAGCGGGTCGTGACCCAGGATCTCGCCCTTGAACACCCACACCTTGACGCCGCAGACGCCATAGGCGGTGTGCGCCTCGGCATGAGCGTAGTCGATGTTGGCGCGCAGCGTGTGCAGCGGCACGCGGCCCTCGCGATAGCTCTCCGAACGCGCGATTTCCGCACCGCCCAGACGGCCGCCGCAATACACCTTGATGCCGTCGGCACCCAGGCGCATCGCGGACTGCACCGCGCGCTTCATCGCGCGGCGGAACGCGATACGACGCTCCAGCTGGTCGGCGATGCCCTGCGCGATCAGCTTGGCATCGACCTCCGGCTTGCGGATCTCGACGATGTTCAGCGACACGTCCGAGCTGGTCATCGCGCCGAGGGTCTTCCTCAGCTTCTCGATGTCCGAGCCCTTCTTGCCGATGATGACGCCGGGACGCGCCGCGAAGATCGAGATGCGGCACAGCTTGGCCGGACGGTCGATCACCACCTTCGAGATCGCGGCCTGCGGCAGCGTCTTCAGGATGTACTCGCGGATCTTCAGATCCTCGAGCAGCAGGCGCTTGTAGTCCGCACCCTCGGCGTACCAGCGGCTGTCCCAGGTGCGGTTGATCTGCAGACGCAGACCGATCGGGTTGCTCTTGTGACCCATTACGCTTCTTCCTGCTCGCGCACGACGATCCGCAGCCGCGAGAACGGCTTCAGGATGCGGGTGGACTTGCCGCGGCCGCGCGTGGCGAACCGCTTCATCACGATCGACTTGCCGACCGACGCCTCCGCGACGACGAGCGCGTCGACGTCGAGGTTGTGGTTGTTCTCGGCATTGGCGATGGCCGAGGCCAGCACCTTGCGCGCGTCGATCGCCATGGACTTCTTCGAGAAGGCCAGGATGTTCATCGCGTCGCCGACCTTGCGGCCGCGGATCAGCGCGGCGACCAGGCCCAGCTTCTGCGCCGAACCACGGATCTGCGTGCCGACCGACAAGGCTTCCTTGTCGCCGACCTTGCGGGGGGACTGAGGCTTGCTCATCAGCGCTTGCCCTTCTTGTCAGCCGCGTGACCCGGGAAATAACGGGTCGGCGCGAACTCGCCGAGCTTCATGCCGACCATGTCCTCGTTGACCGAGACGGGCACGAACTTGCGGCCATTGTAGACGGAGAACGTGAGACCCACGAACGACGGCAGGATGGTGGAGCGGCGCGACCAGGTCTTGATCGGCGCGCGGCCACCGGCGTCCTGCGCGGCTTCGGCCTTCTTGAGCAGGCTCAGTTCGACGAACGGGCCCTTCCAGACGGAGCGCGCCATTACTTCTTCCTCGCGTGACGGCTACGGATAATCATCTTGTCCGTCGCCTTGTTGTGGCGCGTGCGCGCACCCTTGGTCGGCTTGCCCCACGGCGTGACCGGGTGACGGCCGCCCGAGGTCCGGCCTTCACCACCGCCGTGCGGGTGGTCGACCGGGTTTTTCGCAACACCGCGCGTCAGCGGGCGCTTGCCCATCCAGCGCGAACGGCCCGCCTTGCCGAGGTTCTGGTTCTGGTTGTCCGGGTTGGACACCGCCCCCACGGTCGCCATGCAATCGGCGTGGATATAGCGCTGCTCGCCCGAGTTCAGGCGGACCATCACCATGCCCTTGTCGCGACCGACGACCTGCACGTAGGTGCCGGCCGACCGCGCGATCTGACCACCCTTGCCCGGCTTCATCTCCACGTTGTGGACGATGGTGCCGACGGGGACCTGGCCGATCTCCATCGCGTTGCCCGGCTTGGTGTCGGCCTTCTTCGCCGCGATCACCTTGTCGCCCGGCGCCAGCCGCTGCGGCGCGATGATATACGCCTGCTCGCCGTCCGGGTACGACACCAGCGCGATGAACGCGGTGCGGTTCGGATCATACTCCAGCCGCTCGACGGTGCCCTCGACGTCCCACTTGCGACGCTTGAAGTCGACGTAGCGGTACTTCTGCTTGTGGCCGCCCGCGATGCCGCGGCTGGTCACATGGCCCTTGTTGTTGCGGCCGCCGGTCTTGTTCTTGCCCTCGGTCAGCGCCTTGACGGGCTTGCCCTTCCACAGCGACGACTTGTCGACGAGGATGAGGCCGCGCTGCGCGGGCGAGGTCGGATTGTAATGCTTGAGTGCCATGTTACTTGGCCCCCTCGGTAACGTCGATCGACTGGCCTTCGCCCAGCGTCACGATCGCCTTCTTGACGTCGGAGCGACGGTAGGGCGCACCCTTCCAGCGCTTGGTCTTGCCCTTCTGGACGATGGTGTTCACGCCGACGACGCGCACGTCGAACAGCGCTTCCACCGCCGCCTTGATCTCGGGCTTGGTCGCCTTGTTGGCGACCTTGAAGACCACCGCATTCTGCTCGGAGAGCAGGGTCGCCTTCTCGGTGATGTGCGGCGCGACAATCACGTCGTAATGACGGTTGTCGATCGCCTTTGCCGGCTTAGCCATTGAAGCGCGCCTCCAGCTTCTCGACCGCCGCGCGCGTCAGCACCAGCGTGTCTGCCTTGATGATGTCGTAGACGTTCGCACCGACCGCGGGCAGCAGGTCCACGCCCGGCAGGTTGCGACCGGCGCGGAAGCTCTCGCCCGCCTCGCCGTCGATCACCAGCGTGCGCTTGCCCGTGTTCAGCGTGGCGAAGTGACCCTTCAGGTCCTTCGTCTTCTGCACCTCGAACCCGTCGAGCACGATCAGCGAGCCGGCCTTCGCATGGCTGCTGAGCGCCATCTTCAGACCGAGCGCGCGGATCTTCTTGTTCAGACCCGGATTGAAGTCGCGGACGCGGGCGCCGTGCGCCTTGCCGCCGCCGATGAACACCGGCGCGCGGCGATCGCCGTGACGGGCCACGCCGCCGCCCTTCTGGCGACCGAGCTTCTTGCCCGAGCGCGCGACGTCCGAACGCTCGCGGGTGCCGCGCGCGGTGGCGCGACGCTTCTCGAGCTGCCAGGTCACGACGCGGTGCAGGATGTCGGCGCGCGGATCGAGGCCGAAGACCTCGTCGTTGAGCTCGATGTCCGCTGCGTCGGTGCCGGCAAAGGAGGAAACCTTGACCTTCACTTCTTAGCCCTCCTGGCCGTCGGTCGCGGTCGCGTCCGCCGAAGTCTCGGCCGGCGTATCCGCTGCGGTGTTGCTGTTGGCCGCCTGCTTCAGGCTGGCCGGGTACGGAGCGTCCGCGTGGCGATCGAGCTTGACCGCATCCTTCACGAACAGCCAGCCGCCCTTCGAACCGGGGACCGAACCCTTCACGAAGATCAGACCGCGCTCGACGTCGGTGCCGACGATCTCGAGGTTCTGCTGCGTGCGGTTCTTGTCGCCCATGTGGCCGGCCATCTTCTTGTTCTTGAAGACGCGACCCGGATCCTGGCGGTTGCCGGTCGAACCGTGCGAACGGTGGCTGACCGAAACGCCGTGCGTCGCGCGCAGACCGCCGAAGTTCCAGCGCTTCATGGCGCCGGCGAAGCCCTTGCCCTGCGTGCGACCCTGGATGTCGACGTACTGGCCGGCGACGAAATGGTCCGCCGACAACTCGGCGCCGACGTCGAGGAGGTTGTCCTCGCTCACGCGGAACTCGTGGACGATCGCCTTGGGCTCCACCTCGGCCTTGCCGAAGTGGCCGCGCTGCGGCTTGGCGACATTCTTTGCCTTGGCGACACCGGCGCCAAGCTGGACGGCGGTATAGCCGTCACGATCCATCTCGCGGCGGGCGACGACCTGAAGCGCCTCGATCTGCAGGACGGTGACCGGCACGTGCCGACCGTCATCCTGGAACAGGCGGGTCATCCCCATTTTCTTCGCGATCACGCCAGTACGCATGACCTCGTGCTCCTTGACAGAGGCACCCACGGGCCCATCCCATGGGTGCTTGTGACCACCGGCTCGCGCCGGCGATCGGTTCAGCCCGGAAATGCGAAGCGTGCCCCCGTCCCGGGCTGGGCGCTCCCCACGACGGGAAGCAGACGGGAGACGCTGTCCCGGCAGCCCGAAGGCGGCCGGCGGTATCTCTATTGTCGCCATGCCGGCGTCGTGGCCGGCATCTCATCGGGTCCGGCGATACGCCCGTTCCCGCAAAGATCCCGCCGGACGACGGGATGACGCGAAGGGGACGAGACTCACCCCTCGCGAGAAGCCGCGCGTTTAGGCCAACCTGTTGACGCAGTCAACAGGGACCCCGGCCTTCGCCGGGGCCAAAGGCAAGCTTGCTTCAAGCAAGCTTGATCTCGACGTCAACACCGGCCGCCAGGTCGAGCTTCATCAGCGCGTCGACGGTCTGCGGGGTCGGCTGCACGATGTCGAGCATGCGCTTGTAGGTGCGCACCTCGAACTGCTCGCGCGACTTCTTGTCGATGTGCGGACCGCGGTTGACGGTGAACTTCTCGATGCGGGTCGGCAGCGGGATCGGGCCGCGGATGAGCGCGCCGGTACGGCGTGCGGTGTCGGCGATGTCGCCGGTCGCCTGGTCGAGCACGCGATGGTCGAACGCCTTCAGGCGGATGCGGATGTTGCTGTCCATATTCCCTACCGATAACTGCGGTCACGACCCCGGCCGTTACCCCGGGCCGAAGACCGGAGACTCGCGCCGCAGGTGGAAGCACCGGCGGGATGAGATCCCCCTCGCAAGGCCTGGGCCTCCAAGGAAGAAACGGAGAAAGAGCCGCAACTCGAATTTCGAAGGGGCGCCAATAACGGCGCCCTCATAAAAAGGCAACGCCCGCCGCACAAAAAACGTGCGGCGGGCGGAACCTTTTGCGGTGGGCCGCCGAGGCGGCCCGCCGGACCAGCTTACTTCGAGATCGCGCTGACCACGCCCGCACCCACGGTGCGGCCACCCTCGCGGATGGTGAAGCGCTGGCC
The sequence above is drawn from the Sphingomonas adhaesiva genome and encodes:
- the rplD gene encoding 50S ribosomal protein L4 produces the protein MKVKVSSFAGTDAADIELNDEVFGLDPRADILHRVVTWQLEKRRATARGTRERSDVARSGKKLGRQKGGGVARHGDRRAPVFIGGGKAHGARVRDFNPGLNKKIRALGLKMALSSHAKAGSLIVLDGFEVQKTKDLKGHFATLNTGKRTLVIDGEAGESFRAGRNLPGVDLLPAVGANVYDIIKADTLVLTRAAVEKLEARFNG
- the rplC gene encoding 50S ribosomal protein L3 yields the protein MRTGVIAKKMGMTRLFQDDGRHVPVTVLQIEALQVVARREMDRDGYTAVQLGAGVAKAKNVAKPQRGHFGKAEVEPKAIVHEFRVSEDNLLDVGAELSADHFVAGQYVDIQGRTQGKGFAGAMKRWNFGGLRATHGVSVSHRSHGSTGNRQDPGRVFKNKKMAGHMGDKNRTQQNLEIVGTDVERGLIFVKGSVPGSKGGWLFVKDAVKLDRHADAPYPASLKQAANSNTAADTPAETSADATATDGQEG
- the rpsJ gene encoding 30S ribosomal protein S10: MDSNIRIRLKAFDHRVLDQATGDIADTARRTGALIRGPIPLPTRIEKFTVNRGPHIDKKSREQFEVRTYKRMLDIVQPTPQTVDALMKLDLAAGVDVEIKLA